One region of Halohasta litchfieldiae genomic DNA includes:
- a CDS encoding RNA-binding domain-containing protein, with protein MIYSIDVRIEVPVEPTEVTDRVEDAVSTVFPNAEFTHEPGKLVAETHTLDPFSDVLHEQEILDTARREFFNHADEDGFSFALKKQAAFQGVVNFSVGNPDELGDIEVDVRVREPDVEAIIDAIAPPTEDGTPVDPESR; from the coding sequence ATGATCTACAGTATCGACGTCCGAATCGAAGTGCCAGTAGAGCCAACCGAAGTCACTGATCGTGTCGAGGATGCGGTTAGCACCGTCTTTCCAAATGCCGAGTTCACACACGAACCGGGAAAACTCGTCGCCGAGACACACACGCTCGACCCGTTTTCGGATGTCCTCCACGAACAGGAGATCCTCGATACGGCCCGCCGAGAGTTCTTCAATCACGCCGATGAGGACGGGTTTTCGTTCGCCCTGAAAAAGCAGGCGGCGTTCCAAGGCGTCGTCAACTTCTCGGTCGGCAACCCCGACGAACTCGGCGATATCGAGGTCGACGTCCGGGTTCGCGAACCGGATGTCGAAGCGATTATCGACGCAATCGCCCCACCAACCGAAGACGGAACCCCCGTCGACCCCGAATCGCGCTGA
- a CDS encoding histidine kinase — MDELADVIEEVDGSEKTLLLMNLTDTAAKPQISLLDRVFDAESVTVAERQLPDGEDNLVCLVDDGEVVATSSWAELKRAFLLINTDRYKTGTKQIETGSFPDVLTGLNDIEFTVRGYPDSNKEKLLLVVISRFIEFQALSEGAGEFDASFQLLSRLDDEYGTKRVYEWLADSDVETHVYGLRDDPTVVDTLGVTVHANDSAELRRLWFVVFVPPADSPADHIALVAEETGPNVWRGLWTYDPDRVRRIQTYVREQF, encoded by the coding sequence GTGGACGAGTTAGCTGACGTGATCGAGGAGGTCGACGGCTCCGAGAAGACGTTATTACTAATGAACCTGACTGATACAGCAGCCAAGCCACAGATTTCGTTGTTAGACCGTGTCTTCGATGCAGAGTCAGTCACCGTCGCTGAACGACAGCTTCCGGATGGAGAGGACAATCTCGTCTGTCTCGTCGACGATGGGGAGGTCGTTGCCACATCGTCGTGGGCAGAACTCAAACGTGCGTTTCTGTTGATCAACACCGACCGATATAAAACGGGGACCAAGCAGATCGAGACCGGCTCGTTCCCGGATGTGTTGACCGGACTCAACGACATTGAATTCACGGTCCGCGGCTATCCGGACTCCAACAAGGAGAAACTGCTGTTGGTCGTTATCTCTCGGTTCATCGAGTTTCAGGCACTCTCGGAGGGTGCTGGGGAGTTCGATGCCTCCTTTCAACTGTTGTCCCGTCTCGACGACGAGTATGGAACCAAGCGCGTCTATGAGTGGCTGGCCGACTCCGACGTTGAGACCCACGTGTACGGACTCCGGGACGATCCGACTGTCGTCGACACACTCGGCGTCACTGTCCATGCCAATGATTCGGCGGAGCTTCGTCGACTCTGGTTTGTGGTGTTTGTCCCACCTGCCGACTCACCAGCGGATCATATCGCACTTGTCGCCGAGGAAACGGGGCCGAACGTGTGGCGGGGGCTCTGGACGTACGATCCTGACCGCGTCCGGCGTATTCAAACCTACGTGCGAGAACAATTCTGA
- a CDS encoding signal recognition particle protein Srp54 translates to MVLDDLGSSLRGTLDDLRGKSRLDEDDVQAVVKQIQRSLLQADVDVDLVMALSDSIKTRALNEEPPGGTSARDHVLKIVYEELVELVGDSTELPLESQTIMLAGLQGSGKTTTAAKMAWWFSKKGLRPAVIQTDTFRPGAYDQAKQMCENAEVDFYGDPDESDPVKIAREGMEATSDAEVHIVDTAGRHALEDDLIDEIEEIESTADPDRSLLVLDAAIGQGAKEQAQRFEEAVGVEGVVITKLDGTAKGGGALTAVNETDSSIAFLGTGETVQDIERFEPNSFISRLLGMGDLKQLAERVERAMEETQAEDDDWDPEQMLEGEFTLNDMQKQMDAMNKMGPLDQVMDMIPGMGGGMMDQLPDDAMDVTQNRMRKFDIIMESMTDAELEEPRAIGASQVERIARGSGTDEESVQELLEQHKMMRQTIQQFQGMGDGDMQRMMKKMQQGDGGGGGGGLGGLGGPGGSL, encoded by the coding sequence ATGGTACTCGATGATCTCGGGAGTTCCCTTCGGGGAACACTCGACGACCTCCGCGGCAAGTCACGTCTCGACGAAGACGACGTCCAGGCGGTCGTCAAGCAGATCCAGCGGTCGCTGCTGCAGGCCGACGTCGACGTCGACCTCGTGATGGCGCTGTCGGACAGCATCAAAACGCGTGCTCTCAACGAGGAGCCACCGGGTGGCACAAGCGCCCGCGACCACGTCCTCAAAATCGTCTACGAGGAGCTCGTCGAACTCGTCGGCGACTCCACTGAACTCCCACTCGAATCACAGACGATCATGCTCGCCGGGCTTCAGGGGTCGGGGAAAACGACCACCGCCGCCAAGATGGCGTGGTGGTTCTCGAAGAAGGGACTCCGTCCCGCGGTCATCCAGACTGACACCTTCCGTCCCGGCGCGTACGATCAGGCCAAACAGATGTGTGAGAACGCCGAGGTCGACTTTTACGGCGATCCCGACGAGTCAGACCCCGTCAAGATCGCCCGCGAGGGGATGGAAGCCACCAGCGACGCCGAGGTTCACATCGTCGACACGGCGGGTCGACACGCACTCGAAGACGACCTGATCGACGAAATCGAGGAGATTGAGTCGACGGCCGACCCTGATCGAAGCCTACTGGTGCTCGATGCCGCAATCGGCCAAGGGGCCAAAGAGCAGGCCCAGCGGTTCGAGGAGGCTGTCGGCGTCGAAGGCGTCGTCATCACGAAACTCGACGGGACGGCGAAAGGTGGCGGTGCACTGACCGCAGTCAACGAAACGGACTCCTCGATTGCGTTCCTCGGGACCGGTGAAACGGTGCAGGATATCGAGCGCTTCGAGCCCAACAGCTTCATCTCCCGGCTGCTTGGCATGGGCGACCTCAAACAGCTCGCCGAGCGCGTCGAGCGGGCGATGGAGGAGACTCAGGCCGAAGACGACGACTGGGACCCCGAACAGATGCTTGAGGGGGAGTTCACCCTCAACGATATGCAGAAACAGATGGACGCGATGAACAAGATGGGCCCGCTCGATCAGGTGATGGACATGATTCCGGGGATGGGCGGCGGGATGATGGATCAGCTCCCCGACGATGCGATGGATGTCACCCAAAACCGGATGCGGAAGTTCGATATCATCATGGAATCGATGACCGACGCCGAACTCGAAGAGCCCCGCGCAATCGGTGCCTCGCAGGTCGAACGGATCGCCCGCGGCTCGGGGACCGACGAGGAGTCGGTCCAGGAACTCCTCGAACAGCACAAGATGATGCGCCAGACCATCCAGCAGTTCCAGGGGATGGGCGACGGCGACATGCAGCGGATGATGAAAAAGATGCAGCAGGGCGACGGCGGCGGCGGTGGCGGCGGTCTCGGTGGCCTTGGCGGTCCCGGCGGCTCGCTGTAA
- a CDS encoding sensor histidine kinase translates to MESRDLSLFIGQTEMGSQIESALGNHRLIIKETTTAGVEYLVDETEPNCVVTDHNPPAQDCFELLDTVAPEMPVIVAPTDGSSSLATRALRAGAKTYLDPTTLENGAAAIAAEIVGVEHPAETSHDEAKARIEEFSSLVSHELRSPIQKATSGIDLAKTQCESRYLDEVSETLDRMDELIDNLLGLMDTEGNTIDMEPVDLSAVIEAAWPDDTAATLDVDTELPSIEAERSRLQQLFENLFRNAVEHGGEAITVRVGVIEPADGSTSSTESIGLYIDDDGPGIEPDRRETVFEYGYTNSENGTGLGLAIVSEIVDTFGWEITVTESARGGARFEIYQLNMI, encoded by the coding sequence ATGGAAAGTCGAGATCTGTCTCTGTTTATTGGGCAGACGGAGATGGGTTCTCAGATCGAGTCCGCCTTGGGCAACCATCGGCTCATTATAAAAGAGACGACGACAGCAGGTGTGGAATATCTCGTCGACGAGACGGAGCCAAACTGTGTGGTTACCGATCATAATCCACCCGCACAGGACTGTTTTGAGCTTCTCGACACAGTTGCTCCCGAGATGCCGGTCATCGTCGCGCCGACTGACGGCAGTAGTAGTCTGGCGACGCGGGCACTCAGAGCAGGAGCCAAGACGTATCTCGATCCGACGACGCTGGAAAACGGAGCGGCGGCTATCGCAGCCGAGATCGTGGGTGTTGAACATCCAGCCGAGACCAGCCATGACGAGGCCAAGGCGCGGATCGAAGAGTTTTCGAGTCTCGTGTCCCACGAACTCCGTAGCCCCATTCAGAAGGCCACCTCCGGGATCGACCTCGCCAAAACACAGTGTGAGAGTCGCTATCTCGACGAAGTCAGCGAGACACTTGACCGGATGGACGAGCTCATCGACAACCTCCTCGGCCTCATGGACACTGAGGGAAACACAATCGACATGGAGCCAGTCGACCTGTCGGCGGTTATCGAGGCGGCATGGCCTGACGACACGGCCGCAACACTGGACGTCGACACCGAACTCCCGAGCATCGAAGCCGAACGATCTCGGCTCCAACAGCTGTTCGAGAACCTCTTTCGCAATGCCGTCGAGCATGGTGGCGAGGCGATCACCGTTCGGGTCGGCGTGATCGAACCAGCCGATGGGTCTACCTCGTCGACCGAGTCGATTGGTCTCTACATCGACGACGATGGTCCCGGTATCGAGCCTGATCGCCGCGAAACCGTCTTCGAGTACGGCTACACCAACTCAGAGAACGGCACTGGTCTCGGATTGGCTATCGTCTCCGAAATCGTCGACACCTTCGGCTGGGAAATAACCGTCACTGAGAGTGCCCGCGGTGGGGCACGGTTCGAGATATACCAACTAAATATGATTTAA
- the ftsY gene encoding signal recognition particle-docking protein FtsY: MFDGLKDKLSKFRNDVEETAEEKAEAEDVEETDSEAAASDSEAAASNAESASPDTQSTPEQESPTDTSSTDGTATAETTEQVDTTDSGASDSTESTETAEETDDEDESSGPGRLKRAAAFATGKIIIEEEDLEDPLWELEMALLESDVEMSVAEEILETVREKMIGETRKQVDTTAELVELALHDALVDVISVGQFDFEKRLAEADKPVTIVFTGVNGVGKTTSIAKLSEYLADRGYSSVLANGDTYRAGANEQLQKHADNLDRKLISHEQGGDPAAVIYDGVEYAEAHDIDVVLGDTAGRLHTSDDLMSQLAKIHRVVDPDLTLFVDEAVAGQDAVMRAQEFDDAATVDGTVLTKADADSSGGAAISISYVTGKPILFLGTGQGYDDIEPFVPEELVDQLLGEE, encoded by the coding sequence GTGTTCGATGGACTCAAAGACAAACTGAGCAAGTTCCGGAACGACGTCGAAGAAACCGCCGAGGAGAAGGCCGAGGCGGAAGACGTTGAAGAGACCGACAGCGAGGCCGCTGCCTCGGACAGCGAGGCCGCTGCCTCGAACGCCGAGTCGGCCTCCCCCGACACTCAGTCGACACCGGAGCAGGAATCGCCCACAGACACATCGTCAACCGACGGTACAGCCACCGCGGAGACGACAGAACAGGTCGACACCACCGACTCCGGAGCTTCCGACAGTACCGAGTCGACTGAGACTGCTGAGGAGACCGACGACGAAGACGAATCGTCAGGTCCCGGCAGACTCAAGCGCGCGGCGGCGTTCGCGACAGGGAAGATCATCATCGAGGAAGAAGACCTCGAAGATCCGCTCTGGGAACTCGAGATGGCACTCCTCGAAAGCGACGTCGAAATGAGTGTCGCCGAGGAGATCCTCGAAACCGTCCGCGAGAAGATGATCGGCGAGACCCGCAAACAGGTCGACACGACCGCCGAACTCGTCGAACTCGCACTTCATGACGCCTTGGTCGACGTGATCAGCGTCGGGCAGTTCGACTTCGAAAAGCGGCTCGCCGAGGCCGACAAACCCGTTACCATCGTCTTCACCGGTGTCAACGGTGTCGGCAAGACAACGTCGATTGCCAAACTCTCGGAGTATCTTGCCGACCGGGGCTATTCGTCCGTTTTGGCCAACGGTGACACCTACCGCGCCGGGGCGAACGAACAGCTCCAGAAACACGCCGACAATCTCGACCGCAAGCTCATCTCCCACGAACAGGGTGGTGACCCCGCGGCCGTCATTTACGACGGCGTCGAGTACGCCGAGGCCCACGATATCGATGTCGTGCTCGGTGATACCGCGGGTCGACTCCACACCAGCGACGACCTGATGTCGCAGTTGGCCAAGATCCACCGCGTCGTCGATCCCGATCTGACGCTGTTCGTCGACGAGGCGGTCGCCGGACAGGACGCCGTGATGCGCGCCCAGGAGTTCGACGACGCCGCGACGGTTGACGGCACGGTGCTGACGAAGGCCGATGCCGACTCCTCAGGTGGGGCGGCGATCTCGATCTCGTATGTGACCGGCAAGCCGATCTTGTTCCTCGGCACCGGTCAGGGGTATGACGACATCGAACCCTTCGTGCCCGAGGAGCTCGTCGACCAGCTGCTCGGCGAGGAGTAA
- a CDS encoding AAA family ATPase, with product MRVVGTVGLPGSGKGELAAVAREEGLSVVTMGDVIRQACRDRGRDPSTDHGTVAKALREEHGPAAIAERSLPLVRDAVEETDTDTVLVDGLRSMVEVDAFRDAFGDEFRIVSIEAPFDLRAERLAERGRDGSDSDLEQLRARDQRELDFGMGEVMDAADYRIDNTDSLDAFRTTARELLVESTSEPPADAESTQ from the coding sequence ATGAGAGTAGTTGGAACTGTCGGGCTGCCCGGAAGCGGGAAGGGGGAACTGGCGGCGGTTGCCCGCGAGGAGGGACTTTCGGTCGTAACGATGGGTGATGTCATCCGACAGGCCTGCCGTGACCGTGGCCGCGATCCGTCGACCGACCACGGCACGGTCGCCAAAGCACTCCGTGAGGAACACGGCCCGGCAGCGATAGCCGAACGCTCGCTCCCGCTGGTCCGAGATGCCGTCGAGGAGACTGACACCGACACCGTCCTCGTCGACGGGCTCCGGTCGATGGTCGAAGTCGACGCCTTTCGAGACGCATTCGGCGACGAGTTCCGGATCGTGAGCATCGAGGCCCCGTTCGACCTCCGTGCCGAGCGACTCGCCGAGCGAGGCCGAGATGGCTCCGACAGCGACCTAGAACAGCTCCGAGCCCGTGACCAGCGAGAACTCGACTTTGGGATGGGTGAGGTGATGGATGCCGCCGACTACCGCATCGACAACACCGACTCGCTCGATGCGTTCCGAACCACTGCGCGCGAACTCCTTGTCGAGTCGACGAGCGAGCCACCTGCTGACGCCGAGTCAACCCAATGA
- a CDS encoding nucleoside recognition protein, translated as MQSLYLLQSVSESLIEVVPRVVRISVLISVAVYIANVAVAFGLVQKIAGLSRFLTGPANLPDEVGTAILTTTVSTTAGYAMLADLRESGFLDDRATLIAVVMNTFFGFAQHVFTYYIPVLIPILGLYVGILYVASRALIALAISIVGIIAGALLLSEENVDIAAQLDPDELDTEEETVRHRLRSAWDRTRPTLRRLVPRLLVVYTIVTLIVTQYDLTSITGSADPLTTLVGLPAAAVPVIAIYTFDTTAGAATIAPLLGEVFTPKQAVATLLLGGIVSFAVSTFKRSIPFQYGIWGAEFGTKVIVVNTVLKIVFISLTVVTLLAL; from the coding sequence GTGCAGTCTCTGTATCTTCTCCAGTCGGTCAGCGAATCACTCATCGAGGTGGTGCCGCGAGTTGTTCGCATTTCAGTGTTGATTTCGGTTGCTGTCTACATCGCCAACGTGGCGGTTGCGTTTGGGCTTGTCCAGAAGATTGCCGGGCTCTCGCGGTTTCTAACTGGTCCTGCAAACCTCCCCGACGAGGTCGGGACCGCAATTTTGACCACAACTGTGTCGACCACCGCGGGGTACGCAATGTTGGCTGATCTCCGGGAATCCGGCTTCCTAGACGACCGGGCGACGCTGATCGCGGTCGTCATGAACACGTTCTTTGGCTTCGCCCAGCACGTCTTTACCTACTATATTCCCGTCCTTATTCCGATTTTAGGACTCTACGTGGGCATCCTGTATGTCGCCTCACGGGCACTGATCGCACTCGCAATCAGTATCGTCGGCATCATTGCCGGTGCATTACTACTCTCCGAGGAGAACGTCGACATTGCTGCCCAGCTCGATCCGGACGAACTCGACACCGAAGAGGAGACTGTTCGCCACCGACTGCGTTCTGCGTGGGATCGCACCCGACCGACGCTTCGTCGTCTCGTCCCTCGACTGCTCGTCGTCTACACTATCGTGACGCTGATCGTCACCCAGTATGATCTGACGTCGATCACTGGCTCGGCCGATCCGCTGACGACACTCGTCGGGCTGCCAGCGGCTGCGGTTCCCGTCATCGCGATATACACGTTCGATACGACGGCGGGTGCTGCGACGATTGCCCCGCTGCTCGGTGAGGTGTTCACACCGAAGCAAGCGGTGGCAACGCTCCTGCTCGGTGGTATTGTTTCCTTTGCGGTGTCGACGTTCAAACGTTCGATCCCGTTTCAGTACGGGATCTGGGGTGCGGAGTTCGGGACGAAAGTAATCGTCGTCAACACGGTGCTCAAGATCGTTTTTATTTCACTGACAGTCGTCACACTGCTGGCGCTCTGA
- a CDS encoding secondary thiamine-phosphate synthase enzyme YjbQ — translation MTELTVETDAKTTSVDITDRVAETIPADVDGVCTVFVRHTTAGVIVNENERRLREDLANALEALVPDEGWSHDALDGNADSHVRAMLLGEHVTVPVQNGKLGLGRWQSILFMECDGPRTRTVDVVVH, via the coding sequence ATGACAGAACTCACCGTCGAAACGGACGCCAAAACGACGAGTGTAGATATCACAGACCGCGTGGCCGAGACCATACCAGCCGACGTCGACGGTGTGTGTACCGTCTTCGTCCGGCATACGACTGCTGGCGTGATCGTCAACGAAAACGAGCGTCGACTGCGTGAGGACCTCGCCAACGCTCTCGAAGCCCTCGTCCCCGACGAAGGATGGTCCCACGATGCTCTCGATGGCAATGCCGACAGCCACGTGAGGGCGATGCTACTCGGCGAGCACGTCACGGTCCCGGTCCAAAACGGCAAGCTTGGGTTGGGCCGATGGCAGTCGATCCTGTTCATGGAGTGTGACGGCCCGCGAACGCGAACCGTCGACGTCGTTGTCCACTGA
- a CDS encoding response regulator, with amino-acid sequence MIDTSEKTVLIVDDEEMVAESYELYLQDDYETIVELSGGAALMELDQREVDLVLVDRRMPGMSGDVVIDHIDQWEMDFQVIMVTAVDPDIDIIDMPCDGYLTKPVSEDELLDAVNRAFQIDYYEDLIAEYNQLSEKYEVLTSQFSSRKLANKDRFADLEARMEEMETEIAETAEGFSDSKLSDAFRRLH; translated from the coding sequence ATGATTGATACGAGCGAGAAGACCGTCCTCATCGTCGACGACGAGGAGATGGTCGCCGAGTCCTACGAGCTGTATTTACAAGATGACTACGAGACCATCGTCGAGCTGAGCGGCGGGGCAGCGCTGATGGAACTCGATCAGCGTGAAGTCGACCTCGTGTTGGTCGACCGCCGGATGCCGGGGATGTCGGGCGATGTCGTCATCGACCACATCGACCAGTGGGAGATGGATTTTCAGGTTATTATGGTGACCGCAGTCGACCCCGACATCGACATCATCGATATGCCCTGTGACGGCTATCTCACCAAGCCAGTTTCCGAAGACGAGCTGTTGGACGCCGTCAACCGGGCGTTCCAGATCGACTACTACGAGGACCTCATCGCGGAGTACAACCAGCTCTCCGAGAAATACGAAGTGCTCACCTCCCAGTTTTCATCGAGAAAACTGGCAAACAAGGACCGGTTTGCCGATCTCGAAGCACGGATGGAGGAGATGGAAACCGAAATCGCCGAGACGGCCGAAGGGTTTTCCGACAGTAAACTCAGCGACGCGTTCCGTCGACTCCACTAA
- a CDS encoding DNA-methyltransferase, translating to METDHRVHIGDSRSLERLDSNSVDLVVTSPPYPMIEMWDDLFISLDSDIEGHLAAGRDRAAFEAMHTALDSVWEVLGEVLVDGGIACINVGDATRSVDGSFRRYQNHGRIVSAFDELGFEPLPSILWRKPTNSAAKFMGSGMLPPNAYATLEHEHVLVFRNGPNSRYFEPKADRRYTAAYFWEERNQWFSDLWTDITGRHQQLTGTEDRERSAAYPVAIPYRLINMYSVYGDTVFDPFWGTGTTTLAAMAAGRNSVGKELDPGFETEFRKRVDAIGDLTDRLVAERLTAHETFVAERQAEGKSIEYEADNYDFAVMTKQERPIQLFRVAGVDRDAMCYTVDHEPVGVDWREALGAVSEL from the coding sequence ATGGAGACGGACCACCGCGTCCATATCGGTGATTCCCGCTCGCTCGAGCGGCTTGATTCGAACTCGGTCGACCTCGTGGTCACCTCACCGCCGTATCCGATGATCGAGATGTGGGACGATCTGTTTATTTCGCTGGATTCCGATATCGAAGGCCATCTCGCCGCTGGCCGTGATCGGGCAGCGTTTGAAGCTATGCATACGGCACTGGATTCGGTTTGGGAGGTGCTCGGTGAGGTTCTCGTCGACGGCGGTATCGCTTGTATCAACGTCGGCGACGCCACACGGAGCGTCGACGGTTCGTTTCGCCGCTATCAGAACCACGGCCGCATCGTCTCGGCGTTCGACGAACTCGGCTTCGAGCCACTGCCATCGATCCTCTGGCGCAAGCCGACCAACAGCGCGGCCAAATTCATGGGTTCGGGAATGTTACCGCCCAACGCCTACGCCACGCTGGAACACGAACACGTGCTCGTGTTCCGCAACGGGCCCAACAGTCGCTATTTCGAACCGAAAGCCGACCGGCGGTATACGGCCGCCTACTTCTGGGAGGAACGCAATCAGTGGTTCAGCGACCTCTGGACTGATATTACTGGTCGACACCAACAGCTTACTGGGACCGAAGACCGCGAGCGGTCGGCAGCCTACCCAGTAGCCATTCCCTACCGACTTATCAACATGTATTCGGTGTACGGCGACACCGTTTTTGATCCGTTTTGGGGAACCGGCACGACGACACTCGCTGCGATGGCCGCCGGGCGAAACTCGGTCGGCAAGGAACTCGATCCGGGCTTCGAAACCGAGTTTCGAAAGCGCGTCGACGCTATTGGAGACCTCACTGACCGCCTCGTTGCTGAGCGTCTCACCGCCCACGAAACCTTTGTTGCGGAGCGACAAGCCGAGGGCAAATCAATCGAGTACGAGGCCGACAACTACGACTTTGCGGTGATGACGAAACAGGAAAGACCGATCCAACTGTTCAGAGTTGCTGGCGTCGACCGAGATGCAATGTGCTACACCGTCGACCACGAGCCGGTCGGCGTCGACTGGCGCGAGGCGCTCGGTGCAGTATCGGAGCTGTGA
- a CDS encoding response regulator, whose product MGINRTVRVDDDTTQVVVNAFERRSRDVGYNGEQAESVDEAERMLEEKDASGFGS is encoded by the coding sequence ATGGGAATAAATCGGACAGTCCGCGTCGACGACGACACGACCCAAGTGGTCGTCAACGCCTTTGAGCGCCGGTCACGGGATGTGGGATACAACGGCGAGCAGGCCGAATCGGTCGACGAAGCCGAGCGAATGCTCGAAGAGAAAGACGCCAGCGGCTTCGGCTCGTAA
- a CDS encoding DUF7123 family protein: protein MSVTPQSVSEASTSDSKPKDERLADYLRARVEDGEMYFKSKFIADDVGLSSKEIGALIVKLQESVDDLSIERWSYTGATTWRVEQTN from the coding sequence ATGAGTGTCACACCACAATCCGTTTCCGAAGCGTCGACCAGCGACTCCAAACCGAAAGACGAGCGACTTGCCGACTACCTTCGCGCACGCGTCGAAGATGGCGAGATGTACTTCAAAAGCAAGTTCATCGCCGACGACGTTGGCCTCTCGTCGAAGGAAATCGGCGCGTTGATCGTCAAACTCCAGGAGTCAGTCGACGACCTGTCGATTGAACGCTGGTCCTACACCGGTGCGACCACGTGGCGCGTCGAGCAGACCAACTAA
- the surE gene encoding 5'/3'-nucleotidase SurE, translating into MTVLLTNDDGIESPGLEALYKGLSTVTDVVVVAPETDQSGVGRARSGMGDDRPNSVEITDHEWGYVVDGTPADCTAVGLRGIPEAESVDLIVSGCNHGPNVGSYLMGHSGTIGAVVEGVFLGVPGIAVSAYDSETYYPGDDGFEPAGEVMATVVESVLNSQLFDDDTDLLNVNIPSRTPNRMRLTTPLADYETDIKPNGSTNEFDSSYWAARPIAGDGWEPALVDYHGVYPEGSDRAAVVDGEVSITPFQAPQTVVEPHPQLSELAEKYNRTATEAEP; encoded by the coding sequence ATGACTGTCCTGTTGACGAACGATGACGGAATCGAGAGCCCCGGGCTCGAAGCGCTTTATAAGGGACTGTCGACGGTGACCGATGTCGTTGTTGTTGCCCCCGAAACGGATCAGAGTGGGGTTGGACGCGCCCGGTCTGGGATGGGTGATGACCGGCCGAACAGTGTCGAGATTACCGACCACGAGTGGGGATACGTCGTCGACGGGACACCCGCCGACTGTACGGCGGTTGGGCTGCGTGGGATTCCGGAGGCCGAGTCGGTCGACCTCATCGTCTCGGGCTGCAATCACGGGCCGAACGTCGGCAGCTACCTGATGGGTCACTCCGGTACTATCGGCGCGGTCGTCGAGGGTGTGTTTCTCGGCGTCCCGGGCATCGCAGTGTCGGCCTACGATTCCGAGACGTACTACCCCGGTGACGATGGATTCGAACCTGCGGGCGAGGTGATGGCCACGGTCGTGGAGTCAGTGCTCAACAGTCAGCTGTTTGATGACGATACAGATCTGCTCAACGTCAATATACCCTCGCGGACGCCGAATCGAATGCGACTGACGACGCCGCTGGCTGATTACGAGACGGATATAAAACCAAACGGTAGCACCAACGAGTTCGACAGCAGCTACTGGGCCGCACGACCGATTGCGGGCGATGGATGGGAGCCAGCGTTGGTCGACTATCATGGGGTCTATCCCGAGGGCAGCGACCGCGCGGCCGTGGTCGACGGAGAAGTGAGCATCACGCCGTTTCAAGCCCCACAGACCGTCGTCGAGCCACACCCACAACTCAGCGAGTTAGCCGAGAAATACAACCGCACAGCAACAGAAGCCGAACCGTAG